One Gemmatimonadota bacterium genomic window carries:
- a CDS encoding Ig-like domain-containing protein produces MSKRLWCCLVLVACGGESTKPESPASVAVAPAALDLTPGGTSQLTATPKSAAGITLTTPVTWSSSSDAVATVTSAGLVTAVATGSATITARSGSATGTAAVTVTPVPIAAVVVTPATATIEVGDTTRALATARSASGTDLAGRAITWSSADPAVATVAQTGLVTAIAPGATSISAASEGRTGALALTVTPAAVATVTVAPTTGTIVVGTSRQLTVALKDARGATLVNRAVSWASTDPATISVSTAGLVTAVKLGGPVTISATSEGKQGTLAMTVTPVPAARVAVSAPSPEVNEGSTTQLTAVATDAGGNTLSGRSFTWVSDSAHIATVDANGLVRTLRTGVARFRARADGAAGSVSITVRGLIHRWTFDEVGGTGTAFRDDVGGRVARLDAVAQPGRSGSAVGGQVTLPGGAPGLTDYVSLPGACFARYRTRPSRSGPPCTPISHGVASLT; encoded by the coding sequence ATGTCAAAGCGCCTCTGGTGCTGCCTTGTGCTCGTCGCCTGCGGCGGCGAATCCACCAAGCCCGAATCCCCGGCCTCCGTCGCTGTCGCTCCCGCCGCCCTCGACCTCACCCCCGGCGGCACGTCCCAGCTGACTGCGACCCCCAAATCAGCGGCCGGGATCACCCTCACCACCCCCGTCACCTGGTCCTCCTCCAGTGACGCGGTCGCCACCGTCACGAGCGCGGGACTCGTCACCGCCGTCGCGACCGGCTCCGCCACGATCACAGCGCGCAGCGGCTCGGCGACCGGAACGGCCGCAGTCACCGTCACTCCGGTCCCGATTGCGGCGGTCGTGGTCACCCCGGCAACCGCCACCATCGAGGTCGGCGACACCACCCGGGCGCTGGCCACGGCGCGATCTGCATCCGGAACCGACCTCGCAGGACGGGCCATCACCTGGTCCAGCGCGGACCCGGCCGTTGCCACGGTCGCGCAGACCGGGCTCGTCACAGCAATCGCCCCGGGTGCCACCTCCATCTCGGCGGCGTCCGAAGGGCGAACGGGTGCACTCGCCCTGACGGTGACGCCGGCGGCCGTGGCCACCGTCACGGTGGCCCCAACGACCGGCACCATCGTCGTGGGCACATCGCGGCAGCTCACCGTCGCGCTCAAGGACGCGCGCGGCGCCACGCTCGTGAACCGGGCGGTCTCGTGGGCCAGCACGGATCCCGCCACGATTTCGGTATCGACCGCCGGCCTCGTCACCGCAGTCAAGTTGGGCGGCCCGGTGACGATCTCGGCGACAAGCGAAGGGAAGCAAGGGACGCTGGCGATGACGGTGACCCCGGTGCCCGCGGCTCGCGTCGCGGTCTCTGCCCCGTCGCCCGAGGTGAACGAGGGCAGCACGACCCAGCTGACCGCCGTCGCCACCGATGCGGGGGGCAACACGCTGAGTGGTCGATCGTTCACCTGGGTGAGCGACTCCGCGCACATCGCCACCGTGGATGCCAACGGCCTGGTGCGCACGCTGCGCACGGGGGTCGCGCGTTTTCGTGCGCGCGCGGACGGTGCCGCGGGGTCGGTTAGCATCACGGTGCGTGGTTTGATCCATCGATGGACGTTCGATGAAGTCGGTGGCACCGGCACCGCCTTCCGCGACGATGTCGGCGGCCGCGTGGCGAGGCTGGACGCTGTGGCGCAGCCGGGACGGAGTGGCTCCGCCGTCGGCGGCCAGGTCACGCTGCCCGGGGGCGCCCCCGGCCTTACCGACTACGTGTCGTTGCCAGGGGCCTGCTTCGCTCGCTACCGGACGCGACCATCGAGGTCTGGGCCACCTTGCACTCCTATCAGTCATGGAGTCGCGTCTTTGACGTGA
- a CDS encoding Ig-like domain-containing protein, whose translation MHSYQSWSRVFDVSGDGNLFMAWSQNATPGTDYVSFKVGTTESRIQNAMAGYTTDIQHHIVMAIDQGGGSGGQTRVTLYLDGVRTGEFDTPHTLASLNDARFFLGRGFFVVPTAHASYDEVRIHDRVYPATDVQASYRRGPVRTATPTTLSIVSPAGIGDTIRGINTTLQLNVAASDAQGRRFPVSGARWTSANTNASVDSTGRVQVLSSGTVDITAMVGSTSLRWTMPARHVRRLPLDPFLTTPAAGATWEIPVVIVAYIPTADARTIDVRKAPDFWDLLPFSLDTMEQRVLDYARRIKLAREQGSTFRGYKNPLALPSIGIRVTDVIVTYEHIPASTTRHPLTQGFFPDYHKIFADHGLVAYMQARGIKEVWDAWTGFDAGFPSYNPAIHDLKDIRAGSESNMASPLTGDISNSYRYPNDLPLLSYTWTMYGINIRRSQAEAVHNVGHQMEALLGYAARRQDGNPNLFWRDFVGLDASDKWAPGRAGATHFPPNATGDYDYHNTRVIQSDIEDWTPANAGQKTAISRSTWYNLVYPWPGVTSFGQREESQWYVYWFQNFPGRGNRIPRGSAWMTNWWAFMGDWDSSIRSGLGLYSGTPAANVGAGVVYPFAAARGAAPKPWVHGPPPRAPRK comes from the coding sequence TTGCACTCCTATCAGTCATGGAGTCGCGTCTTTGACGTGAGCGGCGACGGCAACCTGTTCATGGCCTGGTCGCAGAATGCAACCCCGGGCACCGACTACGTCTCCTTCAAGGTGGGCACAACGGAGAGTCGGATCCAGAATGCCATGGCGGGCTACACCACCGACATCCAGCACCACATCGTCATGGCCATCGACCAGGGAGGTGGCAGCGGCGGGCAAACGCGAGTCACGCTCTATCTGGACGGCGTGCGGACCGGCGAGTTCGACACCCCGCACACGCTGGCGTCGCTCAACGATGCACGCTTTTTCCTCGGCCGCGGATTCTTCGTTGTTCCGACGGCACACGCGTCCTATGACGAGGTTCGCATCCATGATCGCGTGTACCCCGCGACCGACGTCCAGGCGTCCTATCGACGGGGACCGGTGCGCACGGCCACGCCGACGACGCTCTCGATTGTCTCGCCGGCCGGCATCGGCGATACGATCCGGGGGATCAACACGACGCTGCAGCTGAACGTAGCCGCGTCTGACGCGCAGGGCCGACGCTTCCCGGTGAGTGGTGCGCGCTGGACCAGCGCCAACACCAACGCCTCCGTGGACAGCACGGGCCGCGTTCAGGTGCTGTCCAGTGGCACCGTGGACATCACGGCAATGGTCGGTTCCACAAGCCTGCGGTGGACCATGCCCGCCCGGCATGTCCGGCGGCTGCCACTGGACCCCTTCCTCACCACACCAGCGGCCGGTGCGACGTGGGAGATCCCGGTGGTCATCGTCGCCTACATCCCAACAGCTGACGCCCGAACCATCGACGTGCGCAAGGCACCGGACTTCTGGGACCTCCTCCCCTTCTCGCTGGACACCATGGAGCAGCGTGTCCTGGACTACGCCCGACGCATCAAGCTCGCGCGCGAACAGGGGAGCACGTTCCGCGGGTACAAGAATCCGCTCGCGCTGCCGTCGATCGGGATTCGTGTCACCGACGTCATTGTGACCTACGAGCACATTCCGGCGAGCACAACGCGACACCCGCTCACCCAGGGCTTCTTTCCGGACTACCACAAGATCTTCGCCGATCACGGCCTTGTGGCGTACATGCAGGCGCGTGGCATCAAGGAGGTATGGGATGCATGGACCGGCTTCGACGCGGGATTCCCATCGTACAACCCCGCCATTCACGATCTGAAGGACATTCGTGCCGGGAGCGAGTCGAACATGGCCAGTCCACTGACCGGTGACATCTCGAACAGCTACCGCTACCCGAACGATCTCCCATTGTTGAGCTACACCTGGACGATGTACGGCATCAACATCCGGCGCTCGCAGGCCGAGGCAGTCCACAATGTCGGGCACCAGATGGAGGCCCTCCTTGGCTACGCGGCGCGGCGGCAGGATGGAAATCCGAACCTCTTCTGGCGGGATTTCGTCGGGCTTGATGCCTCGGACAAGTGGGCGCCCGGTCGTGCCGGTGCCACTCACTTCCCGCCGAACGCTACGGGCGACTACGACTATCACAACACCCGGGTGATCCAGTCGGACATCGAGGACTGGACGCCGGCGAACGCCGGCCAGAAGACCGCCATCAGTCGCTCGACCTGGTACAACCTCGTCTATCCGTGGCCCGGCGTGACCTCCTTCGGCCAACGCGAAGAGTCGCAGTGGTATGTCTACTGGTTCCAGAACTTCCCCGGCCGCGGCAATCGCATTCCGCGCGGCTCTGCGTGGATGACGAACTGGTGGGCCTTCATGGGCGACTGGGATAGCTCGATCCGTTCGGGACTCGGCCTCTACTCCGGCACACCAGCGGCGAACGTGGGAGCGGGTGTGGTCTATCCGTTCGCAGCGGCCCGCGGCGCGGCGCCGAAGCCGTGGGTGCACGGTCCACCGCCGCGCGCACCGCGGAAGTAG